In Trichoderma atroviride chromosome 2, complete sequence, one DNA window encodes the following:
- a CDS encoding uncharacterized protein (antiSMASH:Cluster_2.3), which translates to MLKSTHKAAPLAPLPPGWTEHQAPTGHTYFYNAETKESTYKRPGVQPAQAGPQPSYNPYGAVPNLSDPRVANAYMAQFNQPPPQAQRGGFGGARGGFEGRPRPQPTDKPRRKEAIPGCEPWILVYTKYSRRFVYNPVKNASYWRIPEKLMPAILEMDKKRILQSAAGEDETKEADDNHSKGEESKDAEKTADLDADYESDAYMYDEVEVDDEGQVVNRQGDEDDDGDGEHSSKRQRIETGNEQGQGPSEFTEEDIIAQLQAMGEDYGLEPGDYDDGNMEDWPEGAEGVEFSEEDAKFLFKDMLIDLNINPYSSWDKLLEEGKIVQDARYTALSTTKARKECWDEWTRDKIAELKEQRAKQEKKDPKIAWMAFLQEKASPKLYWPEFKRKYRKEDPMKDMKLSDKDREKSYREHINRLKMPQATLKSDLAALLKAQPIHLLHNKSLANGLPAQVVTDIRYISLEPKIRDALVEAYVQTLPPPPEDVASAAEDEEQRKAREAKERREKALEERNRVIEEQRRTRERDVAVSKARLREEERELEVAMRVGKRGLQSQLASMKPQEQQEENGES; encoded by the coding sequence ATGCTCAAGTCCACCCACAAAGCGGCGCCATTGGCTCCCCTGCCGCCGGGATGGACCGAACACCAGGCCCCGACTGGCCACACCTACTTCTACAATGCCGAAACCAAGGAATCGACATACAAGCGACCAGGCGTCCAGCCAGCTCAAGCCGGGCCCCAGCCTTCCTACAACCCCTACGGCGCCGTGCCCAATCTCTCAGACCCAAGAGTTGCAAATGCCTACATGGCGCAGTTCAACCAGCCGCCGCCCCAGGCGCAAAGGGGCGGCTTTGGCGGCGCTCGAGGCGGGTTCGAAGGACGGCCGCGGCCACAGCCCACGGACAAGCccaggagaaaagaagcaatccCTGGGTGCGAGCCGTGGATTCTGGTGTACACAAAGTATTCGCGACGTTTCGTGTACAACCCGGTGAAGAATGCGAGCTACTGGCGCATACCTGAGAAGCTCATGCCCGCCATTTTGGAAATGGACAAGAAGCGGATACTCCAGTCGGCAGCCGGTGAAGACGAGACGAAGGAAGCAGATGACAATCATTCGAAAGGGGAGGAGAGCAAAGATGCTGAAAAGACAGCTGATTTGGATGCCGATTACGAGAGcgatgcatacatgtacgaCGAGGTCGAGGTGGATGACGAAGGTCAGGTCGTAAATCGACAAGgggacgaagacgacgacggcgacggcgagcaTTCCTCAAAGCGACAACGGATCGAAACGGGCAAcgagcaaggccaaggccccAGTGAATTTACAGAAGAAGACATCATTGCCCAGCTACAAGCCATGGGCGAAGACTATGGCCTCGAGCCTGGAGACTACGACGACGGCAACATGGAGGACTGGCCCGAAGGCGCAGAGGGCGTCGAGTTttcagaagaagacgcaaaGTTCTTATTCAAGGATATGCTCATCGACCTCAACATCAACCCCTACAGCTCATGGGACAAGCTTCTGGAGGAGGGCAAAATCGTCCAAGATGCCCGCTACACGGCCTTGAGCACGACAAAGGCGCGAAAGGAGTGCTGGGATGAGTGGACGCGAGACAAGATTGCCGAGCTAAAGGAGCAGCGGGCcaagcaggagaagaaggacccCAAGATTGCGTGGATGGCGTTTCTGCAGGAAAAGGCATCGCCGAAGCTGTATTGGCCCGAGTTTAAGAGGAAATACAGAAAAGAAGACCCCATGAAGGACATGAAGCTGTCGGACAAGGACCGGGAAAAGTCGTACCGAGAACACATTAACCGTCTCAAGATGCCCCAGGCGACGCTCAAATCCGACCTTGCAGCCCTCCTCAAAGCACAGCCGATACACCTCCTGCATAACAAGTCGCTTGCCAATGGCTTGCCCGCGCAGGTTGTTACAGATATACGCTACATCTCCCTCGAGCCTAAAATCCGAGATGCCTTGGTCGAGGCCTACGTGCAGAcactgccgccgcctcctgaAGATGTTGCCTCTGCggctgaagacgaagagcagagaaaggcgcgcgaggccaaggagaggagggaaaaggcgTTGGAGGAGCGTAACAGGGTGATTGAGGAGCAGAGGAGGACGCGGGAGAGAGATGTGGCTGTGAGCAAGGCGAGgttgagagaggaggagagggagctggaggTTGCGATGAGGGTTGGGAAAAGGGGGCTGCAGAGTCAGTTGGCGAGTATGAAGCCtcaggagcagcaagaggaaAACGGGGAGTCATGA
- a CDS encoding uncharacterized protein (EggNog:ENOG41~antiSMASH:Cluster_2.3) → MSLLKKSAVAVSFIFKFPEGNLTRRPQVALFRRSGEVNTYPHKLAPISGGVELFDASPLATAWRELAEETTLTATSLRLFRQGKPYSFTDLDVGREWTINPFAFILKPAQQGGAGAAGIKIDWEHEAFQWFDPDDVSGDEAFQGVPRLKESLRRVWFEIDLGRDAAGVLAAGLKALQDDHVSGARQLAAKALTIYLDVIPRLEIKDQTAWWKNVRFAAWHLWKNGRESMGAPILNVVLSSLDIIEKHLPRQETTSSLSNTTIEQICAEIKDFGKARQQSGTKIVTTFAAFLDQFPKDKPLKIVTLSSSSTITSSLTHVLSDSSRPLDIHILESRPLFEGVKLAQRISSIAQTNANTKVSITVHTDASAALASQNAHILLLGADLIDRAGNVSNKTGSLPAVLAARHVSPRRQSRRRGGKGKDLAV, encoded by the exons ATGTCTTTGCTAAAAAAGAGTGCCGTGGCAgtcagcttcatcttcaagttCCCAGAGGGAAACTTGACGCGCAGACCCCAGGTTGCGCTGTTCCGTAGAAGCGGAGAGGTGAATACTTATCC CCACAAACTCGCCCCCATCTCAGGCGGCGTCGAACTCTTCGACGCTTCCCCCCTCGCCACAGCATGGCGCGAACTCGCCGAAGAAACCACCCTCACAGCAACCTCGCTGCGGCTCTTCCGCCAGGGCAAGCCCTATTCATTCACCGATCTAGACGTCGGCCGTGAATGGACCATTAATCCTTTTGCCTTTATCCTGAAACCTGCCCAGCAAGGCGGTGCAGGTGCGGCAGGCATCAAAATCGACTGGGAGCACGAGGCTTTCCAGTGGTTCGACCCTGATGACGTCTCCGGCGACGAAGCCTTCCAAGGCGTGCCCCGACTGAAGGAGAGTCTGCGGCGAGTCTGGTTCGAGATTGATCTGGGCAGAGACGCAGCCGGTGTCCTGGCAGCTGGGCTCAAAGCGCTGCAAGACGACCATGTAAGCGGGGCACGGCAACTGGCAGCAAAAGCACTCACCATCTACCTCGACGTGATTCCCCGTCTGGAAATCAAGGACCAAACGGCATGGTGGAAGAATGTCAGGTTCGCGGCATGGCATCTCTGGAAGAACGGCCGCGAGAGCATGGGCGCCCCTATCCTCAACGTCGTCTTGTCCAGCCTCGACATCATCGAGAAGCATCTTCCACGTCAAGAAACAACCAGCAGTCTCTCAAATACAACAATCGAACAAATTTGCGCTGAGATCAAGGACTTTGGAAAAGCAAGGCAGCAATCAGGAACCAAAATCGTCACCACCTTTGCCGCCTTCCTAGACCAGTTCCCCAAAGACAAGCCCCTCAAAATCGTGACCCTCTCATCCAGCTCAACAATCACCTCGTCCCTCACCCACGTCCTCTCAGACTCCTCCCGTCCCCTCGACATCCACATTCTCGAATCCCGCCCCCTCTTCGAAGGCGTCAAACTCGCCCAACGCATCTCCTCCATTGCCCAAACCAACGCAAACACCAAAGTCAGCATCACCGTCCACACAGACGCCAGCGCCGCACTCGCCTCGCAAAACGCCcacatcctcctcctcggcgcaGACCTCATCGACAGAGCCGGCAACGTGAGCAACAAGACCGGCTCGCTCCCCGCGGTGCTCGCAGCGAGGCATGTTTCCCCCCGGcgtcaaagtcgtcgtcgtggcggaaaaggaaaagatcTTGCCGTTTGA
- a CDS encoding uncharacterized protein (EggNog:ENOG41~TransMembrane:1 (o425-443i)~antiSMASH:Cluster_2.3), with the protein MDELRRKVELYERALQETIPDPARRQELINHVSSTPDGPSPSPLPLSPSQSFPSESSHRQASSSVKGESEDEQTASRLLQDPDGTASFLGETSGATFLDNLKELLGAVLPLSQVEPQLSHDQDGSAFLSSLGRYYTDDSRSMVELEPQPVPLPLNEDLATLMSKLRYLIQDGNGEWPSGGIYWWGELDMLPAHISSSASDTNLNDHRHLAFYHAALALITRASTPSQEVQGGASTSPLSEAYFAHASAVVGNPLDISRSCTMGDVATLCLMSAYLIEVNRKDAAYMHVAAAMHICIMLGVHRGMVDERGKRVFWTVYIMDRWLSCLMGRPHIIMDDAIRLQLPEDAPSMPPADGLRAHAELSRISGYVVCNTYRVAPWEAARGGLSRQPDKAIWMLQQWQSTLPPRLQLSPDGLSNDPACCFLHMRYNMLLILAIRPLYLGAVKRSIAKRLMLQTVDSYTHSEHLKLCIAAARRNIRLGRQVRALDIARKSPLYAEQHFSFNATVCLILEDLISDEEVSEEEREARNRDILFGIQVEEEGLTGFGQTSASSNTLRHLWTLARRLTGSIAQAQEVSNAQLVEQRLAPPMMTTLPGYSVPRMQTGEDHALYDELVAWVDDEWPVYSTGLYSGFMQ; encoded by the exons atggacgagctgcGGCGCAAAGTCGAATTGTATGAGAGGGCGCTCCAGGAAACCATCCCTGACCCCGCCAGGAGGCAGGAGCTGATCAACCATGTCTCTTCGACTCCAGACGgaccgtcgccgtcgcctctccctctcaGCCCGAGCCAGTCTTTTCCTTCGGAAAGCAGTCACCGTCAGGCCAGCTCCTCGGTCAAGGGCGAGTCGGAAGACGAGCAGACAGCTAGTCGTCTGCTTCAGGACCCCGATGGCACGGCGAGCTTCCTCGGGGAGACCAGCGGTGCTACTTTTCTCGATAACctgaaagagctgctggGAGCTGTACTACCCCTGTCTCAGGTAGAGCCGCAGTTATCTCACGACCAAGACGGAAGTGCCTTTTTGTCGAGCCTGGGAAGATACTACACCGATGACTCTCGCTCAATGGTTGAGCTAGAGCCTCAACCAGTGCCACTGCCCCTCAACGAAGACCTCGCCACTTTGATGTCAAAGCTGAGATACTTGATCCAAGATGGAAACGGCGAATGGCCGAGCGGCGGTATCTATTGGTGGGGAGAATTGGATATGCTTCCCGCCCACATAAGCTCATCTGCCTCAGACACAAATCTGAACGATCATCGCCACTTGGCATTCTACCATGCTGCCCTGGCCCTCATCACAAGAGCCAGCACCCCGTCCCAGGAGGTTCAAGGTGGTGCATCAACATCTCCGCTCAGTGAAGCGTACTTTGCCCATGCCTCGGCCGTCGTGGGCAATCCCTTGGATATAAGTCGCAGTTGCACAATGGGAGATGTTGCCACGCTGTGTCTCATGTCAGCCTATCTGATCGAGGTGAATAGGAAAGATGCCGCCTATATGCATGTTGCGGCGGCCATGCATATTTGCATCATGCTGGGCGTCCATCGGGGAATGGTTGACGAGAGAGGCAAGCGAGTGTTTTGGACGGTATACATCATGGACCGGTGGCTGAGCTGTCTGATGGGCCGGCCGCACATCATCATGGACGATGCCATCCGGCTCCAGCTGCCAGAAGATGCCCC ATCAATGCCCCCTGCTGATGGGTTGAGGGCTCACGCTGAGCTATCCAGGATTTCTGGTTATGTCGTTTGCAACACGTATCGCGTAGCTCCATGGGAGGCAGCTCGAGGAGGATTGTCCAGGCAGCCAGACAAGGCCATCTGGATGTTGCAGCAATGGCAGTCGACGCTCCCGCCTCGTCTGCAGCTCTCTCCTGACGGGCTGAGCAACGACCCTGCCTGTTGTTTCCTCCACATGAGATACAACATGCTCCTGATCCTGGCTATCCGGCCTCTGTACTTGGGTGCCGTGAAGAGATCGATAGCCAAGCGCCTCATGTTGCAGACAGTCGATTCTTACACGCACTCGGAGCACCTGAAGCTGTGCATTGCGGCTGCACGTCGTAACATCCGCCTCGGACGCCAAGTGAGGGCACTCGACATTGCTCGAAAGTCGCCCCTGTACGCAGAGCAGCATTTTTCCTTCAACGCCACCGTCTGCCTCATCCTGGAGGACTTGATCTCGGACGAGGAAGTGtcagaagaggaaagggaagCGAGAAACAGAGACATTCTGTTTGGCATccaagtagaagaagagggccTCACCGGCTTTGGCCAGACATCGGCATCGTCCAACACGCTGCGCCACCTGTGGACGCTGGCTCGCAGACTGACGGGCTCGATAGCGCAGGCTCAGGAGGTGAGCAATGCCCAGCTGGTTGAGCAGCGACTTGCCccgccgatgatgacgacgctTCCGGGCTACTCAGTGCCGCGCATGCAAACCGGGGAAGACCATGCCCTTTACGACGAGTTAGTGGCCTGGGTCGACGACGAGTGGCCCGTCTACAGCACCGGGTTGTACAGTGGCTTTATGCAGTGA
- a CDS encoding uncharacterized protein (antiSMASH:Cluster_2.3) — MEAEAGGGRAWREALSEAVDGEIVTTPDQVLMRPHSGGGSWLVSVLLWLLAVHSSACSDSGQLS, encoded by the coding sequence ATGGAAGCTGAGGCGGGCGGTGGCCGGGCCTGGCGAGAAGCGCTATCAGAGGCTGTCGATGGAGAGATTGTGACGACGCCAGACCAGGTCCTGATGCGACCACACTCTGGCGGGGGGTCATGGCTTGTCTCTgtgctgctctggctgctggccgttCACTCATCGGCGTGTAGCGACTCGGGACAACTATCGTGA
- a CDS encoding uncharacterized protein (TransMembrane:1 (o18-36i)~antiSMASH:Cluster_2.3), whose product MFAPKNGKLDAKHSLSCFYLISISFSVYACSVYSILINPVSKIGQKDDEAAKALRRSRGSIRHRYRQSAPVWACQQRQWPSSDPLRLNSVSDESARQKSIQKLN is encoded by the coding sequence ATGTTCGCTCCCAAAAACGGAAAGCTAGATGCAAAACACTCCCtgtcttgtttttatttgatttctatttccttttctgttTATGCTTGTTCAGTCTACTCTATTCTTATCAACCCGGTCAGCAAGATTGGTCAgaaagacgacgaggccgcGAAGGCATTGCGTAGGTCGAGGGGCAGCATTCGTCACCGTTACCGCCAGAGCGCGCCAGTTTGGGCCTGTCAACAGCGTCAATGGCCCTCGAGCGATCCGCTACGGCTCAACAGCGTTAGCGACGAATCCGCCCGTCAGAAGAGCATCCAGAAATTGAATTGA
- a CDS encoding uncharacterized protein (antiSMASH:Cluster_2.3~SMCOG1080:lysine/ornithine N-monooxygenase): MQSLQDSSCLRMARPPKILFIEKQTRFAWHAGMLLPGAKMQISFVKDLATLRDPRSEFTFLNYLHRNGRLVDFTNLGTFLPARVEYEDYLRWCASFFEHLVQYGQEVVSVSPESKTGESTRTFAVRSRNPKTGETLSFRGRNVLIATGGQPNFPKSFPAKHPRIIHSSQYAYMVPEILSNKDAPYRVAVLGAGQSAAEIFHNIQTLYPNSKTALVMRPEFLKPSDDSPFVNSVFNPEYVDTIFPKSARHRNNFLTEARATNYGVVRLNLIEEMYERQYEQKRELGPNEKEWPHRIMGGRQVTSIEPREDALELKVQHISDSEFEGFVDLVDEETLEVDLLIAATGYQRNAHVGMLRDTWDMLPKASPVGQEYHKGITGWKVETDQGERKLAVSRDYQVQYKPGSVAKDSGVWLQGCCEGTHGLSDTLLSVLATRSAEIVNSIFPGSK, translated from the exons ATGCAATCGCTTCAGGACAGCAGCTGCTTGCGAATGGCTCGCCCCCCCAAAATCCTCTTCATCGAAAAGCAGACTCGCTTCGCCTGGCATGCGGGTATGCTTCTCCCTGGCGCAAAGATGCAGATTTCCTTTGTCAAGGACCTTGCGACGCTGAGGGATCCGCGGTCTGAGTTTACGTTTCTCAACTATTTGCACCGCAATGGAAGACTGGTTGATTTTACCAACCTGGGCACTTTCTTGCCGGCGCGCGTTGAGTATGAGGACTACCTCCGATGGTGTGCCTCCTTCTTTGAGCACCTCGTTCAATATGGCCAAGAAGTTGTCTCGGTCTCTCCAGAATCCAAGACAGGGGAGTCGACTCGCACATTTGCGGTCCGGTCGAGAAATCCAAAGACGGGTGAGACGCTCTCCTTCCGCGGTCGCAACGTGCTCATTGCGACGGGTGGCCAGCCAAACTTTCCCAAGAGCTTCCCAGCCAAGCACCCACGGATCATCCATTCTTCTCAGTACGCGTACATGGTTCCAGAGATTCTTTCCAACAAGGATGCTCCGTATCGTGTTGCGGTTCTTGGTGCAGGCCAAAGCGCTGCAGAGATCTTCCACAACATCCAGACGTTGTACCCCAACTCAAAGACGGCGCTGGTGATGCGGCCCGAATTTCTGAAACCCAGTGATGATTCTCCCTT CGTCAACTCAGTTTTCAACCCCGAGTATGTCGACACAATCTTTCCCAAGTCGGCAAGGCATCGTAACAACTTCTTGACTGAGGCTCGAGCCACCAACTATGGTGTCGTAAGGCTGAATCTCATTGAAGAGATGTACGAGCGCCAGTACGAGCAAAAACGAGAACTTGGCCCCAACGAGAAGGAGTGGCCTCACAGAATCATGGGTGGCCGGCAGGTTACAAGCATTGAGCCGCGTGAAGATGCCTTGGAGCTCAAGGTTCAGCACATCTCGGACAGCGAGTTTGAAGGATTTGTCGACCTCGTTGATGAAGAGACGCTCGAGGTAGACCTGCTAATCGCCGCTACGGGCTACCAGCGCAATGCACACGTCGGCATGCTCCGCGATACATGGGACATGCTGCCCAAGGCCTCGCCAGTTGGTCAAGAGTACCACAAGGGAATCACTGGATGGAAGGTCGAGACTGACCAAGGAGAGCGCAAATTGGCCGTCTCGAGAGACTATCAAGTGCAGTATAAGCCTGGATCCGTGGCCAAAGACTCTGGCGTATGGCTGCAGGGCTGCTGCGAAGGTACTCACGGG TTGAGCGACACGCTCTTGTCGGTGTTGGCAACGAGGTCGGCTGAAATTGTGAATTCAATCTTTCCCGGCAGTAAATGA